One genomic segment of Trichococcus shcherbakoviae includes these proteins:
- a CDS encoding ABC transporter ATP-binding protein, with protein sequence MAYIEIKHLTKDYGKKRGIFDMSLEVEKGEIYGFVGVNGAGKTTTIRHMMGFLTPDEGTVTINGLDANKSSAEVKRYVSYIPGEINFPGNSTGEDFIKNQIYLSGRGDWEYAENVIDQLQLDAKANVRAMSKGMKQKTAIVSAFASDADILIMDEPTTGLDPLMRDIFIELLKEEKAKGKTIFMSSHIFQEVEEVCDRVAIIRDGMIIDVIDMKDIRYNKMKTYKMEFKSIEDFEHFRSLGYDLHRVKVDDLQLNIMIHDQDINRLIQDLKNFNLVYFKEIKVTFEDYVTQVFKGEK encoded by the coding sequence ATGGCGTACATTGAAATTAAGCATCTGACAAAGGACTATGGAAAGAAACGCGGTATTTTCGATATGTCATTAGAAGTTGAAAAAGGTGAGATATATGGTTTTGTTGGTGTAAACGGTGCAGGCAAGACCACGACGATCCGACACATGATGGGCTTTTTAACACCGGATGAAGGAACGGTCACCATTAATGGGCTTGATGCGAACAAAAGTAGTGCAGAGGTAAAGCGCTATGTATCGTATATACCTGGTGAAATTAATTTTCCAGGTAATTCGACCGGAGAGGATTTTATCAAAAATCAGATTTATTTATCAGGTCGAGGTGATTGGGAATATGCAGAGAATGTTATTGACCAGCTCCAATTAGACGCGAAAGCGAATGTCCGAGCCATGAGCAAAGGAATGAAGCAGAAAACCGCTATCGTCTCAGCTTTTGCCTCTGATGCCGATATTTTGATAATGGACGAGCCAACGACAGGACTGGATCCTTTGATGCGGGATATCTTTATCGAGCTATTGAAAGAAGAAAAAGCCAAAGGGAAAACCATTTTTATGTCCAGTCATATTTTCCAAGAAGTGGAAGAGGTCTGTGACCGCGTCGCAATCATTCGTGATGGGATGATCATTGATGTGATTGATATGAAGGACATCCGCTATAACAAGATGAAAACTTATAAAATGGAGTTTAAATCGATTGAAGATTTCGAGCACTTCCGCAGTCTCGGTTATGACCTACATCGGGTTAAGGTGGACGACCTGCAATTAAACATCATGATTCATGATCAAGATATTAATCGTTTGATCCAAGATTTAAAGAATTTTAACTTAGTGTATTTCAAGGAAATTAAAGTCACATTCGAAGATTATGTCACGCAAGTGTTCAAGGGGGAAAAATAA
- a CDS encoding ATP-binding cassette domain-containing protein: MSVIEVRHVTKDYGHGRGIFDVSFEIAEGEVFGFLGPNGAGKTTTIRHLMGFSKPQEGELYINGKDCWKSAAIIKHDVGYLPGELAFPKGMTGEGFIKFMAEERQISDMSRTDYLKEMFELDSAMEIEAMSLGSKRKLALVTAFMHNPKVLILDEPTSGLDPVMQERFIQFILEEKKEGKTILLSSHIFSEVDATCDRIAIIKDGVVVSTIEAAKLKHNTNKTFKIEFATEKDYQQFLARTKFKIPVERPDQNQVKLNLTDETMQRLFTELSEVSIRFISEIKFTLEDYFMDFYDRKKSIAAGEENLEHGVH, translated from the coding sequence ATGTCAGTTATCGAAGTAAGACACGTAACCAAAGATTATGGGCATGGACGGGGAATATTCGATGTTTCCTTTGAGATAGCAGAAGGAGAAGTCTTTGGCTTTCTTGGGCCTAACGGTGCCGGGAAGACCACTACTATCCGCCACTTGATGGGATTTTCCAAGCCTCAAGAAGGGGAACTATATATCAATGGTAAAGACTGTTGGAAATCAGCAGCTATCATTAAACATGATGTTGGGTACTTACCTGGAGAGTTGGCCTTTCCGAAGGGGATGACCGGAGAGGGCTTTATCAAATTCATGGCTGAAGAAAGACAAATCAGCGATATGTCCCGAACAGATTATCTGAAGGAAATGTTTGAATTGGATTCAGCAATGGAAATTGAAGCAATGAGTCTTGGCTCTAAACGAAAGCTGGCATTAGTGACAGCCTTCATGCATAATCCCAAGGTATTAATTCTGGATGAGCCAACCTCAGGATTGGACCCGGTCATGCAAGAACGTTTCATTCAATTTATTTTGGAAGAAAAAAAAGAAGGAAAGACCATTCTGCTCTCTAGCCACATCTTCAGTGAAGTGGATGCAACGTGTGACCGGATTGCCATCATCAAGGATGGAGTGGTTGTCTCAACTATTGAAGCAGCCAAACTTAAACATAATACAAACAAAACTTTCAAAATAGAGTTTGCGACAGAAAAAGATTACCAACAGTTCCTAGCCCGAACGAAATTTAAAATTCCGGTCGAACGGCCCGATCAGAATCAAGTTAAGTTAAATCTGACAGATGAGACGATGCAACGGTTGTTTACTGAACTAAGTGAAGTAAGTATTCGTTTTATCTCAGAAATTAAATTTACACTGGAAGATTACTTTATGGACTTCTATGATCGTAAGAAATCTATAGCAGCCGGAGAGGAGAACCTAGAACATGGCGTACATTGA
- a CDS encoding TetR/AcrR family transcriptional regulator: MEQLDLRVQKTYKALVEAFERLLLEKEFESISVTEICDAAMIRRPTFYKHFLDKYDFITFFIKHKMNKIFDFAIQKSNDEGVDFFIVVFEQLLDQFDNLLHLIFSIQTNGNSIFELESVREYGKSMLNNYVKKEDTDKELPLQLSYKGQIIMGITIQSVFWYKDKKSQISRKEVIELYTQTLDRLR; encoded by the coding sequence ATGGAGCAATTAGATTTAAGGGTTCAAAAGACGTATAAAGCCCTAGTTGAAGCATTTGAACGCTTACTACTAGAAAAAGAATTTGAGAGTATATCCGTAACCGAAATATGTGATGCTGCCATGATTCGTCGCCCCACTTTCTACAAGCATTTCTTGGATAAATATGACTTCATAACTTTTTTCATTAAACACAAGATGAATAAAATATTTGATTTTGCCATTCAAAAGTCAAACGATGAAGGTGTTGATTTTTTCATTGTTGTTTTCGAGCAGCTTTTGGATCAATTCGACAATCTCTTACACCTCATTTTCAGTATTCAAACGAATGGGAACAGCATCTTTGAACTTGAAAGTGTACGGGAATACGGAAAGAGTATGTTAAACAATTACGTAAAAAAAGAGGACACTGACAAGGAACTGCCTCTGCAACTAAGTTATAAAGGACAGATTATTATGGGCATCACGATTCAATCTGTTTTTTGGTACAAAGATAAGAAAAGTCAAATTAGTCGTAAAGAGGTTATTGAACTCTATACGCAAACACTGGATAGACTTCGTTGA
- a CDS encoding JAB domain-containing protein, with product MKNQYTNQSKQHTDDELANTAAKRVDIVKIQMVKDKSLLYKYRAISCPNDAYQLMRQFLGDVDREYLIVLCLNTKNEPTNINCCHIGSINSSIAHPREIFKTAILSNSARIMVGHTHPSGNPEPSEADLVMTARLTEAGEILGIDVLDHIILGDDDFVSLKTGGYM from the coding sequence ATGAAAAACCAATACACCAATCAATCAAAACAACATACAGATGATGAATTAGCTAATACAGCAGCCAAACGTGTGGACATTGTGAAAATTCAGATGGTGAAAGACAAATCCTTACTGTACAAGTACCGTGCCATCAGCTGCCCGAACGATGCCTACCAATTGATGCGCCAGTTTTTGGGGGATGTCGATCGGGAATACCTGATCGTGCTGTGTTTGAATACTAAAAATGAGCCTACAAACATTAATTGCTGTCACATCGGTAGCATCAACTCATCCATTGCGCATCCACGCGAAATATTTAAGACTGCTATACTCTCCAATTCAGCCCGCATCATGGTTGGTCACACGCACCCAAGCGGGAACCCTGAACCATCTGAAGCGGATCTTGTGATGACAGCAAGATTGACTGAAGCAGGTGAAATCTTGGGCATCGATGTGCTGGACCACATCATATTAGGCGATGATGATTTCGTTTCACTTAAAACGGGCGGATACATGTAA
- a CDS encoding DUF960 domain-containing protein — protein MFKSKNNRYATRGINEAVPQETQFFLWSLIDDQVQNGNEMDYFQQFELKATEDGQHVVHSQEEPKWSQETLLKVPNDCCITKTIWVIDNEDYQTMLFPEDY, from the coding sequence ATGTTCAAATCAAAGAATAACCGCTACGCCACTAGAGGTATCAATGAAGCAGTGCCTCAAGAAACGCAATTCTTTTTGTGGTCCCTGATCGATGATCAAGTGCAGAACGGGAATGAGATGGATTACTTTCAGCAATTTGAGTTAAAGGCCACTGAGGATGGTCAGCATGTTGTGCATAGCCAAGAAGAACCTAAATGGAGCCAGGAGACACTTCTGAAGGTGCCCAATGATTGCTGCATCACTAAAACCATCTGGGTGATCGACAACGAAGACTACCAAACGATGCTTTTTCCAGAAGACTATTAA
- a CDS encoding Mor transcription activator family protein, producing the protein MDIDYNVLHPFYKTLYDLVGEENMLKIYDEYRGMQISVPMKLYDRNLAAEKIRQEYDGTNLTELTKRYGYSQRWGSNLIKDK; encoded by the coding sequence ATGGATATTGATTATAATGTACTGCATCCATTCTACAAAACGCTGTATGATCTAGTTGGTGAGGAAAATATGCTCAAGATTTACGATGAATATCGAGGCATGCAAATTTCAGTGCCGATGAAGCTGTACGATCGAAATCTTGCAGCAGAAAAAATCCGGCAAGAGTATGATGGCACTAATTTGACTGAGCTGACAAAGCGCTATGGCTATTCACAACGATGGGGTTCAAATTTAATAAAAGATAAATAA
- a CDS encoding IS5 family transposase, producing MYKKQTNRQLTIYDFDQPLGLTMNPENRWVKKADSIPWSVIEDKYAALFSSDRGNIAKPVRMALGALIIQSEFQYADTEVVNQIRENPYLQYFVGLPSYKDEKPFDASSMVHFRKRLSSEILIEINELILKPIEDGADDSQADDNDNSDDNDASGSKNEGTLILDATCAPSEIKFPQDTELLNECREKLEGIIDEICEANHLSKPRTYRKIARRDYLNIARKKKKSGKQIRKAIGKQLNYIRRDLGYIDAFMEQGYTLRAKQVDLLGTLRKLYEQQLYMHTSRTHKVQDRIVSISQPFIRPIVRGKAKNPVEFGAKLDMSITNGYARIEKISFDAYNESECLIVAVERYKERMGVYPERVLADKIYRNRTNLSYCKELGIRLSGPSLGRPKKDQKIDKKQEYSDNCDRVEVERGFSLAKRKFGLRLIRTRLEETSLCVIALSILTMNLSKVSLRIFLTFIQWMSSPRIEPLMKP from the coding sequence ATGTACAAAAAGCAGACGAATCGGCAATTAACCATTTATGACTTCGATCAGCCATTGGGCCTTACGATGAACCCAGAAAACCGTTGGGTCAAAAAAGCAGATTCGATTCCCTGGTCAGTCATTGAAGATAAGTACGCTGCTCTGTTCAGCAGTGACAGAGGCAACATCGCCAAACCGGTAAGGATGGCACTAGGTGCCTTGATTATTCAAAGTGAATTTCAGTATGCAGATACCGAAGTCGTCAATCAGATTCGCGAAAATCCCTATCTGCAGTACTTTGTCGGACTACCTTCCTATAAGGATGAAAAGCCGTTCGATGCTTCTTCGATGGTGCACTTCCGCAAACGTCTCTCCTCCGAAATTCTGATTGAAATCAATGAATTGATCCTCAAACCTATAGAGGATGGAGCAGATGATTCCCAAGCTGACGATAATGACAATAGTGATGACAATGATGCATCGGGATCTAAGAATGAAGGGACGCTCATTCTAGATGCCACTTGCGCGCCTTCAGAAATCAAGTTCCCGCAAGACACGGAACTGTTGAACGAATGTCGGGAAAAGTTGGAAGGCATCATCGACGAAATCTGCGAAGCAAACCACCTTTCCAAACCGCGTACCTATCGGAAAATAGCCCGAAGGGATTATCTCAACATCGCACGCAAGAAAAAGAAAAGCGGCAAACAAATTCGCAAAGCCATCGGCAAGCAACTGAACTACATCCGGCGGGATTTAGGATACATCGACGCATTTATGGAGCAAGGTTATACGCTAAGAGCGAAGCAAGTCGACCTGTTGGGAACTTTGCGGAAATTGTATGAACAGCAGCTCTACATGCACACAAGTAGGACGCACAAAGTGCAGGATCGCATCGTCAGTATCAGCCAGCCATTTATCCGCCCGATTGTCCGCGGAAAAGCCAAGAACCCGGTGGAGTTCGGAGCCAAACTGGACATGAGCATAACCAATGGGTACGCCCGAATCGAGAAAATTTCTTTCGATGCCTACAACGAGAGCGAATGCCTCATAGTTGCGGTGGAACGCTACAAAGAACGGATGGGAGTGTATCCTGAACGAGTTTTGGCGGATAAAATATACCGAAATCGCACAAACTTAAGCTACTGCAAAGAACTCGGAATCCGATTATCCGGCCCGTCGCTCGGCAGGCCCAAGAAGGATCAGAAGATTGACAAAAAACAAGAATACAGCGACAACTGCGATCGAGTAGAGGTCGAGAGAGGCTTCAGCCTGGCGAAAAGAAAGTTCGGGCTCAGGCTTATTCGAACACGCCTTGAAGAGACCAGTCTCTGTGTGATTGCTTTATCCATCCTTACAATGAACCTGTCCAAGGTTTCATTGCGCATTTTTTTGACTTTCATCCAATGGATGAGCTCCCCTAGAATTGAACCTCTAATGAAGCCGTAA
- a CDS encoding EcsC family protein, with product MSKNELTTEKMTQALGWAYEKALNGIPGDLSSESLAKSYMKRFSSTDEAIHSLIKWQTAKSSTSGFVTGLGGIVTLPVAVPVNIASVLYVQMRMIAAIAYMRGYDLKDDQVQTFVFICLTGQAASDILKQSGITVGTKLTVQLIKKVPGATLTKINQKVAFRLVTKFGEKGVINLGKLVPVVGGVIGGSVDGVGTKIIGNQAQKLFV from the coding sequence ATGTCAAAGAATGAGCTGACGACAGAGAAGATGACACAAGCATTAGGCTGGGCTTATGAGAAGGCACTAAATGGTATTCCAGGTGATTTGAGTTCTGAGAGTCTCGCAAAAAGTTATATGAAAAGGTTCAGTTCTACTGACGAAGCAATTCACAGTCTTATCAAATGGCAAACGGCAAAAAGTTCCACAAGTGGCTTTGTTACGGGTTTAGGAGGTATCGTCACACTACCTGTCGCAGTTCCAGTAAATATTGCATCTGTACTCTACGTTCAAATGCGGATGATTGCTGCCATAGCGTATATGAGAGGCTACGATTTGAAAGATGATCAAGTCCAAACTTTTGTATTCATCTGTCTTACAGGGCAAGCTGCATCAGATATACTGAAACAGTCTGGAATCACAGTTGGAACCAAACTGACAGTTCAACTAATCAAAAAAGTACCCGGAGCGACTCTCACTAAAATCAACCAAAAAGTTGCATTTAGGCTTGTTACTAAATTTGGTGAAAAAGGAGTCATTAATTTAGGTAAACTGGTTCCTGTCGTTGGCGGTGTTATTGGGGGATCTGTAGATGGTGTTGGCACCAAAATCATTGGAAACCAAGCTCAAAAATTATTCGTTTAA
- the rlmH gene encoding 23S rRNA (pseudouridine(1915)-N(3))-methyltransferase RlmH, with product MNIKIITVGKLKEKYLKEGIAEYTKRLGSYCKLQIIEVGDEKAPENLSDKEMEMIKDKEGEKILAKIPEQSYVFAMAIQGKQYDSVEFANEIDKLGTSGKSDIVFIIGGSLGLSQAVLSRANQHISFGKLTYPHQLMRLVLVEQIYRAFRIIHGHAYHK from the coding sequence ATGAACATAAAAATCATTACGGTGGGAAAACTGAAGGAGAAATATCTGAAGGAGGGCATCGCCGAATACACAAAGCGGCTCGGCAGCTACTGCAAGCTGCAGATCATCGAAGTCGGGGACGAAAAAGCGCCCGAAAACCTGAGCGATAAAGAGATGGAAATGATCAAGGACAAAGAGGGCGAAAAAATCCTCGCCAAAATCCCGGAACAGAGCTACGTCTTCGCGATGGCGATCCAGGGCAAACAGTACGATTCGGTGGAATTCGCCAACGAAATCGACAAACTCGGCACCTCCGGCAAAAGCGACATCGTCTTCATCATCGGCGGCTCGCTCGGCCTCAGCCAAGCCGTCCTGTCCCGCGCCAACCAACACATCTCCTTCGGCAAACTGACCTACCCGCACCAACTCATGCGCCTCGTGCTCGTCGAACAGATCTACAGAGCGTTCCGGATTATCCATGGGCATGCTTATCATAAATGA
- a CDS encoding TrkH family potassium uptake protein, with protein MLKKFSSWSVSQKIATSFAFVIFTGSILLTLPISQLPTSNATYFDNLFTAISMVCVTGLFTESVHDSYTIFGQVVGMALMQIGGLGLMTLIASVITRLKGRIGLRNRLAVQEGINRGDARGFREYLSDILKYTAVIELTGFVLLSIRFVPEMGWPLGLFTSLFLAISAFCNAGFDPMGNVSLVDYVHDPLVNYVITSLIILGGIGFSVWFDVSKSVKCYFAKKCRPSLKVFFRGLSLHSRLAVSVSLVLILVGLVFFVAVEYNNPNSIGTFTFPQKLMAGYFQTVTMRTAGFATIDYTTVYPFTLFWFVLTMFVGGSPGGTAGGLKTTTFAIIFLTLYNELRGQSNVNIANHTISRQQVRQAFVIFMALLATLILGTSVLSILNPEVDFIYILFEAVSALATVGVSANLTPTLGELSQSVIMVLMFAGRIGPITMLDSLVRRTQKVHDVEFSKGTILIG; from the coding sequence GTGTTAAAGAAATTTTCGAGTTGGTCTGTTTCGCAAAAGATCGCAACGAGCTTTGCCTTTGTCATCTTTACCGGATCGATTTTACTTACGCTGCCGATCAGTCAGCTACCCACTTCGAATGCAACCTATTTCGACAACCTATTCACTGCTATATCGATGGTTTGTGTGACCGGCCTGTTCACCGAATCTGTACACGACTCGTACACTATCTTCGGACAGGTCGTCGGGATGGCCTTGATGCAGATCGGTGGCTTGGGATTGATGACCCTGATTGCTTCCGTCATTACGCGCCTGAAAGGCAGGATTGGTCTTCGGAACCGTTTGGCCGTACAGGAAGGGATCAACCGTGGTGATGCGCGTGGATTCAGGGAATACCTTTCGGATATCCTGAAATATACCGCTGTCATCGAATTGACCGGTTTCGTTTTGCTTTCGATCCGCTTTGTGCCGGAAATGGGTTGGCCGCTTGGTCTTTTTACTTCCCTGTTCTTGGCGATTTCAGCATTTTGTAATGCCGGATTCGATCCAATGGGAAATGTCAGCCTCGTGGATTATGTCCATGACCCATTGGTGAACTATGTCATCACTTCGCTTATCATTTTGGGCGGTATCGGCTTTTCGGTCTGGTTCGACGTATCGAAAAGCGTAAAATGCTATTTTGCCAAAAAATGCAGACCTAGCTTGAAAGTCTTTTTCCGTGGCCTGTCGTTGCATAGCCGCCTTGCTGTCAGCGTATCGCTTGTGCTCATCCTTGTTGGTCTTGTCTTCTTTGTTGCGGTTGAATACAATAACCCGAACTCAATCGGAACATTCACCTTCCCGCAAAAACTTATGGCCGGTTATTTCCAGACCGTCACCATGCGTACAGCCGGTTTCGCGACAATCGACTATACGACCGTTTATCCTTTTACACTCTTCTGGTTTGTGTTGACCATGTTTGTCGGTGGTTCTCCAGGGGGTACCGCGGGCGGTCTGAAAACTACGACATTCGCAATCATCTTCCTGACACTCTACAACGAGTTGCGCGGACAGAGCAATGTGAATATCGCGAACCATACAATCAGTCGCCAGCAAGTCCGTCAGGCTTTCGTCATCTTTATGGCGCTGCTGGCAACTTTGATTCTCGGTACAAGCGTATTGAGTATCCTGAATCCTGAAGTGGATTTCATTTACATTCTTTTTGAAGCAGTCTCTGCGCTTGCGACGGTGGGCGTCAGCGCCAATCTTACCCCTACTCTAGGGGAATTGAGCCAATCCGTGATTATGGTACTGATGTTCGCAGGGCGTATCGGACCGATCACAATGTTGGACAGCCTAGTCAGACGCACGCAGAAAGTCCATGATGTTGAATTTTCTAAAGGAACTATCCTAATCGGATAA
- a CDS encoding TrkA family potassium uptake protein, with amino-acid sequence MSKLVGILGLGIFGSTIAKTLSEFDSDVIAVDKDPENVNRLEPFITKGIIGDVTDLALLESIGLADCDVVVIATGTVLEASVLAVMNCKKLGIKHIIAKAKNKNYREVLEAIGADTVILPEKETGMRVAKNILRTNIEDVVNLDDQTSIIEFYPPAKWVGRTLGDLDLRNKYDINIIGLRKHRGEHLNVSFSGDYIVDKDIVLVGITESDVFERYDYLNQLT; translated from the coding sequence ATGAGTAAATTGGTTGGAATTTTGGGGCTTGGTATTTTCGGATCGACGATCGCAAAAACATTGAGTGAATTCGATTCGGATGTTATCGCTGTCGACAAGGATCCTGAGAACGTGAACCGTCTGGAACCCTTCATCACAAAAGGCATCATCGGGGACGTAACCGATCTCGCCTTGTTGGAATCGATCGGACTTGCCGACTGCGATGTGGTCGTGATCGCTACCGGTACCGTATTGGAAGCAAGCGTGCTGGCCGTCATGAACTGCAAAAAACTTGGCATCAAGCATATCATCGCAAAAGCCAAAAACAAAAATTATCGTGAGGTTTTGGAGGCTATCGGTGCCGACACTGTCATCCTGCCTGAAAAAGAAACCGGGATGCGCGTCGCCAAAAACATCCTCCGTACAAACATTGAAGATGTGGTGAACTTGGATGACCAGACTTCCATCATCGAATTCTATCCTCCAGCCAAATGGGTGGGCAGAACATTGGGTGATTTGGACCTGCGCAACAAGTACGACATCAACATCATCGGCCTCCGCAAACACCGCGGTGAGCACCTGAACGTATCCTTCTCGGGCGATTATATTGTGGACAAAGATATCGTGCTTGTGGGCATCACTGAATCTGATGTTTTTGAACGTTATGACTATTTGAACCAACTGACTTGA
- a CDS encoding S1C family serine protease — MNKEERARVYNSVSETEEISRRPKDRKNSPIRNGIVGGLIGGGMVALIGAGLLFGSGILGNGSGTGDTGNPTVNETVTDVAVNVTTDTTAAVEKVQDAVVSIINMQAGNTNMFGFDLPQNSSDTTNGTLETSSEGSGVIYKIEDDLAYIVTNNHVIDGADELEILMKDGTKEVATVVGSDVWTDLAVLTIPATSVTAVASFGDSDAVNVGEPAIAIGSPLGTEFATSVTQGIISAKNRSVSTDVDGDSIVDWDVTALQTDAAINPGNSGGALINIAGQVIGINSMKISDSNVEGMGFAIPSNDVLTIINELEQNGEIIRPILGVSMLDLSQISASQQSSVLTLPEDVTAGVVIAEVQSLSAAELGGLEQYDVITEMNGEAVTSIVDLRKILYALEVGTDVEISYYRAGTLQSTTVTLTEGQTSAE; from the coding sequence ATGAACAAAGAGGAACGCGCGCGCGTATACAACAGCGTAAGTGAAACCGAAGAAATCTCGAGGCGCCCGAAAGACCGCAAAAATTCGCCGATCAGGAACGGCATCGTCGGCGGATTGATAGGCGGCGGTATGGTCGCCCTGATCGGAGCGGGTTTGCTCTTCGGTTCAGGCATCCTCGGCAACGGATCCGGGACAGGCGATACCGGAAACCCCACCGTAAACGAAACCGTGACGGATGTCGCCGTCAATGTGACGACCGATACGACTGCCGCTGTGGAGAAGGTGCAGGATGCGGTTGTTTCCATCATCAATATGCAGGCAGGCAACACGAACATGTTCGGCTTCGACTTGCCGCAGAACTCTTCCGATACCACAAACGGAACTTTGGAGACATCGAGTGAGGGCAGCGGTGTCATCTATAAGATCGAAGATGACCTTGCCTATATCGTGACGAACAACCATGTCATCGACGGGGCGGATGAGCTGGAGATCCTGATGAAGGACGGCACCAAAGAAGTGGCGACTGTCGTCGGCAGTGATGTATGGACCGATTTGGCCGTCTTGACGATCCCTGCAACAAGTGTCACCGCCGTGGCTTCCTTCGGTGATTCGGACGCCGTGAATGTCGGTGAACCTGCCATCGCAATCGGCTCTCCGCTTGGAACCGAGTTTGCGACTTCGGTCACGCAAGGCATCATTTCAGCCAAAAACCGTTCCGTATCCACAGATGTGGATGGGGACAGCATCGTCGACTGGGATGTGACGGCGCTGCAGACGGATGCTGCTATCAACCCGGGTAATTCCGGCGGCGCCCTGATCAATATCGCCGGTCAGGTCATCGGCATCAACTCGATGAAGATATCCGATTCGAATGTTGAGGGGATGGGCTTCGCGATCCCGAGTAATGACGTCCTGACCATCATTAATGAACTGGAACAAAACGGCGAAATCATCCGACCAATCCTGGGCGTATCCATGCTGGATCTCTCCCAGATCTCCGCGTCCCAACAAAGTTCGGTACTGACTCTGCCTGAGGATGTGACGGCAGGCGTCGTCATCGCCGAGGTCCAGTCTTTATCCGCAGCCGAATTGGGCGGATTGGAACAATACGACGTCATCACGGAAATGAACGGCGAAGCGGTAACGAGCATCGTCGACTTGCGCAAAATCCTGTATGCACTGGAAGTGGGAACCGATGTGGAAATCTCCTACTACCGTGCCGGCACGCTGCAGTCAACGACCGTGACCCTGACTGAAGGACAGACTTCAGCCGAATAA